A region from the Rufibacter sp. DG15C genome encodes:
- a CDS encoding alpha/beta fold hydrolase — translation MKKLLNCLLLLVLFASCAQPKSASQSLPKHTLQDGERFITLNGIKHWVNVQGSQHQTIPIVVVHGGPGGNQYVFERTAGPELEKFATVIYYEQRGSGRSQAPKNSEDYALAMLISDLRALQDSLGVPKITLLGYSFGAELSLRYAVAYPDKVAKLILSSPAELSPANMLVQIQGFYAVGDPTLRAGIEKVLKDTTDLTNKYNRVWGLANSATVDKFLFVDQAKAQLNRQMWQESKLTNTGLMAKVYLKNNKADLLNHAQNHTTPTLLISGLHDKNGGLHTALGLKQILPNSTHKIYERSAHFPDIEESTRFAQVVKAFVAGK, via the coding sequence ATGAAGAAACTCCTAAACTGCCTCCTTCTTTTAGTGCTGTTTGCCTCCTGCGCTCAACCTAAAAGCGCCAGCCAATCCTTGCCTAAGCATACCCTGCAAGACGGCGAACGGTTCATTACCCTCAACGGAATAAAGCACTGGGTAAACGTGCAAGGAAGTCAGCACCAAACAATTCCCATTGTGGTGGTTCATGGCGGTCCCGGTGGCAACCAGTATGTCTTTGAACGCACCGCAGGTCCAGAATTAGAGAAGTTTGCCACCGTCATCTACTATGAGCAAAGAGGCTCTGGCCGAAGCCAGGCGCCAAAAAATTCGGAAGATTACGCCCTGGCCATGTTGATCAGTGATTTAAGAGCTTTACAGGATTCTTTAGGCGTCCCCAAAATCACCCTGCTAGGGTATTCTTTCGGGGCCGAATTGTCTTTGCGCTATGCGGTGGCTTATCCAGACAAGGTAGCAAAGCTGATCCTCTCCTCGCCCGCTGAGCTCTCTCCGGCCAACATGTTGGTGCAGATCCAAGGTTTCTATGCCGTGGGTGACCCAACGCTAAGGGCCGGTATTGAAAAAGTATTGAAAGACACCACAGATTTGACCAACAAATACAACCGCGTATGGGGCTTGGCAAATTCAGCCACGGTAGACAAGTTCCTGTTTGTAGACCAGGCTAAGGCCCAGCTGAACCGCCAAATGTGGCAGGAAAGCAAGCTTACCAACACCGGGCTCATGGCCAAGGTCTACCTTAAAAACAACAAGGCAGACTTACTAAACCATGCCCAGAATCATACTACCCCTACCCTGCTGATAAGCGGTCTGCATGACAAAAATGGGGGCTTGCACACAGCCCTTGGCTTAAAGCAAATACTGCCTAACAGCACGCATAAGATTTACGAACGCAGCGCGCATTTCCCTGACATTGAAGAGTCTACCCGCTTCGCGCAAGTTGTAAAAGCCTTTGTAGCAGGCAAGTAA
- the sucC gene encoding ADP-forming succinate--CoA ligase subunit beta: MNIHEYQAKDILKRYGVRIQEGIVAETPEEAVAAAKRLTEETGTGWHVIKAQIHAGGRGKGGGVKLAKNLEQVKEIAGQILGMQLITHQTGPEGKKVHKVLVAQDVYYPGDSEPKEYYVSILLDRAKGQNVIMASTEGGMDIEEVAEHTPEKIFKEWIDPAVGLRPFQANKIAFAFGLQGEAFKEFTKFLTSLYNAYLDTDASMFEINPVLKTSDNKILAVDGKVDLDDNALFRHKDLADLRDILEEDPLEVEASKSNLNYVKLDGNVGCMVNGAGLAMATMDIIKLSGGEPANFLDVGGGANAQTVEAGFRLILQDPNVKAILINIFGGIVRCDRVANGVVEAYKNIGTINVPIIVRLQGTNAEEGARIIDESGLKVYSAVLLKDAALKVKEVLATV; the protein is encoded by the coding sequence ATGAATATACACGAGTACCAGGCGAAAGACATTCTGAAGCGCTACGGCGTTAGAATTCAGGAAGGCATCGTGGCGGAGACCCCTGAAGAGGCGGTAGCGGCTGCTAAGCGTTTAACCGAGGAAACCGGCACTGGCTGGCATGTAATCAAAGCCCAGATTCATGCGGGCGGTCGTGGCAAAGGCGGCGGGGTGAAACTTGCCAAAAACCTGGAGCAGGTGAAAGAGATTGCCGGCCAAATCTTAGGCATGCAATTAATCACGCACCAAACCGGTCCAGAAGGAAAGAAAGTACACAAGGTATTGGTAGCCCAGGACGTATACTACCCTGGTGACTCTGAGCCGAAAGAATATTACGTGTCTATCTTGTTAGACCGTGCCAAAGGCCAGAACGTGATCATGGCGTCTACTGAAGGCGGCATGGACATTGAAGAAGTAGCGGAGCATACGCCAGAGAAAATCTTCAAGGAGTGGATTGACCCTGCGGTTGGTCTTCGTCCGTTCCAGGCTAACAAAATTGCGTTTGCGTTCGGGTTGCAAGGCGAGGCGTTCAAAGAATTCACAAAGTTCTTGACCAGCCTGTACAATGCCTACCTAGACACAGACGCTTCTATGTTTGAAATCAACCCAGTGTTGAAGACCTCAGACAACAAGATCTTAGCCGTTGACGGTAAAGTAGACTTAGACGACAACGCCTTGTTCCGTCATAAAGACCTTGCTGACCTACGCGACATCTTAGAAGAAGATCCTTTGGAAGTAGAAGCTAGCAAAAGCAACCTAAACTATGTGAAGTTGGACGGTAACGTAGGCTGCATGGTGAACGGTGCAGGTTTGGCAATGGCTACTATGGACATCATCAAGCTTTCTGGTGGTGAGCCGGCTAACTTCCTGGACGTAGGGGGTGGGGCCAACGCGCAGACCGTAGAAGCCGGTTTCCGTTTGATCTTGCAAGACCCTAACGTGAAGGCCATCTTGATCAACATCTTCGGTGGTATTGTTCGTTGCGACCGTGTGGCGAATGGTGTAGTTGAGGCCTACAAAAACATTGGTACGATCAACGTTCCTATCATTGTTCGTTTGCAAGGAACCAACGCCGAGGAAGGTGCTCGTATCATTGACGAGTCTGGCTTGAAAGTATACTCTGCCGTATTGTTGAAAGACGCAGCTTTGAAAGTGAAAGAAGTATTGGCTACTGTCTAA
- the pgk gene encoding phosphoglycerate kinase: MITIDQYNFQGKRALVRVDFNVPLNGSFEITDDTRIKAAVPTIRKILNDGGSVVLMSHLGRPKGGPEEKYSLKHLIQPLEDIFQTQVKFSRDCIGSEAVEMANALQPGEILLLENLRFHKEEESGNQIFAEKLSLLGDVYVNDAFGTAHRAHASTSIVADYFPHDKVCGTVMQAELENAQKVLSYADRPYTAIMGGAKISDKILVIEQLLDRVDNLIIGGGMSYTFARAQGGHIGNSLLEADKMDLTLELMKKAEEKGVKIYLPTDSIIADAFNNNANTDKVGSGSIPDGWMGLDIGPESQATFAEVVRNSKTILWNGPMGVFEMPNFAGGTKAIAEAVVEATKDGAYSLIGGGDSAAAVAQMGHTHDVSYVSTGGGALLEYMEGKQLPGVLALQLDETPLT, translated from the coding sequence ATGATAACCATTGACCAATACAACTTCCAGGGCAAGCGTGCACTGGTGCGCGTAGACTTCAACGTGCCCCTGAACGGCAGCTTTGAGATTACAGATGACACCCGCATCAAGGCGGCCGTGCCCACCATCAGAAAAATTTTGAACGACGGCGGTTCTGTGGTCCTGATGTCGCATTTGGGAAGACCAAAGGGTGGCCCAGAGGAGAAGTATTCTTTGAAGCATTTGATTCAGCCGCTGGAAGATATTTTCCAGACCCAGGTCAAATTCTCGCGTGATTGCATTGGCTCTGAGGCCGTAGAAATGGCCAACGCGTTGCAACCCGGCGAAATCCTGCTGCTGGAGAACCTGCGTTTTCACAAAGAAGAGGAATCGGGTAACCAGATCTTCGCCGAGAAATTAAGCCTCTTGGGAGATGTGTACGTGAACGACGCCTTCGGGACGGCCCACCGCGCCCACGCCTCTACCTCTATCGTGGCGGATTATTTCCCGCATGACAAGGTGTGCGGCACCGTAATGCAAGCCGAATTGGAGAACGCCCAGAAAGTATTGAGCTACGCTGATCGTCCGTACACCGCTATTATGGGTGGCGCTAAAATATCAGATAAGATCCTGGTGATTGAGCAATTGCTGGACCGCGTAGACAACCTGATCATTGGCGGTGGCATGAGCTACACCTTCGCCAGAGCCCAAGGCGGTCACATTGGCAACTCCCTGCTGGAGGCTGATAAAATGGATTTGACGCTGGAGCTTATGAAGAAAGCTGAGGAAAAAGGCGTGAAAATCTATCTACCTACAGACTCCATCATAGCCGATGCTTTTAACAACAACGCCAACACAGATAAAGTAGGAAGTGGCTCTATTCCTGACGGCTGGATGGGCTTAGACATAGGACCAGAAAGCCAGGCTACCTTCGCGGAGGTGGTTAGAAATTCAAAGACCATTCTCTGGAACGGCCCCATGGGTGTGTTTGAGATGCCCAACTTTGCCGGTGGTACCAAAGCCATTGCCGAAGCTGTAGTGGAAGCTACTAAGGACGGTGCCTACTCACTCATTGGCGGAGGCGACTCTGCCGCCGCGGTAGCACAGATGGGCCACACGCATGATGTATCGTATGTCTCAACCGGCGGTGGTGCTCTGCTAGAGTACATGGAAGGCAAGCAACTACCCGGCGTCCTGGCCTTGCAACTGGATGAGACTCCTTTGACCTAG
- a CDS encoding helix-turn-helix transcriptional regulator — MPIVVNLDVMMAKRKMSLNELSEKVDLTLSNLSILKTGKAKAIRFSTLEAICKALACQPGDLLEFVAEEAV; from the coding sequence ATGCCCATTGTTGTGAATTTGGACGTGATGATGGCTAAGCGTAAGATGTCCTTGAATGAGCTTTCAGAAAAAGTAGATTTAACCCTTTCTAACCTGTCCATTTTAAAAACCGGTAAGGCCAAGGCTATTCGGTTTTCTACCCTTGAGGCCATCTGCAAGGCGCTGGCCTGCCAACCCGGCGACTTACTAGAATTTGTGGCTGAGGAAGCGGTGTAA
- a CDS encoding transglutaminase-like domain-containing protein, whose translation MKTLLTFCLASILTVGFSVEVQAQDPMPKMEILTFDRAPQLNSVYQRSTPDNAYLSRLRTTYQLEKVVAGKKTNFEKVKAVCGWVRQRWEHNGDNTPLKNDPISILEEAATGKSFRCVEYGIVVSGALNALGIPARTLALKMEHADTISYGAGHVVAEAYLKDLKKWVMVDGQFDVIPMLKNTPLNAVELQQALSAGAPDLKVVSFSGTKAADYFPWVAPYLFYFNTVLDNRYGVDRVLGSIMLVPKGYKNLPAFQKNPIQNMVYTHSLADFYPEVK comes from the coding sequence ATGAAAACCCTTCTCACTTTCTGTTTAGCTTCTATCTTAACCGTTGGCTTCTCAGTTGAGGTACAAGCGCAGGACCCAATGCCTAAAATGGAAATTCTCACCTTTGACCGCGCCCCGCAGTTGAACTCCGTGTACCAGCGCAGCACCCCAGACAATGCCTACTTGTCCCGTCTGCGTACCACGTATCAATTAGAAAAAGTAGTGGCCGGAAAGAAAACTAATTTTGAAAAGGTTAAAGCCGTTTGTGGCTGGGTGAGACAACGCTGGGAGCACAACGGTGACAACACGCCTCTTAAAAACGATCCAATCTCCATTCTGGAGGAAGCCGCCACTGGCAAAAGCTTTAGATGCGTAGAGTATGGCATTGTGGTGAGCGGTGCGTTAAACGCCTTAGGCATACCTGCCAGAACCTTGGCATTGAAGATGGAGCACGCAGACACCATCTCTTATGGCGCCGGGCATGTTGTGGCCGAGGCTTACTTGAAAGACCTGAAAAAGTGGGTAATGGTAGACGGTCAGTTTGATGTGATCCCTATGCTCAAAAACACACCCTTGAACGCCGTAGAACTGCAGCAAGCCTTGTCTGCCGGTGCACCAGACTTAAAGGTGGTTTCCTTCTCTGGCACCAAAGCCGCCGATTATTTTCCGTGGGTGGCGCCTTACCTCTTCTATTTTAATACGGTGCTAGACAACCGCTATGGCGTGGACCGCGTGTTAGGCAGCATCATGCTTGTACCCAAAGGCTATAAGAACCTGCCTGCCTTCCAGAAGAACCCCATCCAGAATATGGTGTACACCCACTCTTTGGCAGATTTTTACCCCGAGGTGAAATAG
- a CDS encoding heparin lyase I family protein, giving the protein MYFLFVVTHSASAQTSLIPFGSSWRYLDNGTNQGTAWSAPSFSDGAWKTGTGKFGYGISDARTSVSYGSNAKSKFITTYFRKAFSLTDPGAFTSFTLKMKRDDGVVIYLNGKEVHRNNMPTGSILYSTLAADGASDNGTNILTVSLPVSGFVAGTNVLAVEVHQQKISTSDMAFDLELTGQASTLAAPAPNTPPAVASVTRLNPLTESTTATFLTYRTVFSEAVTGVDAADFALTSSGTALGQVSAVRAVSSSTYEVTVSNATGQGTLRLDVKATGTNIQDVNSAGLSAGYTVGQSYTLASSTETTTVQQAPITGLFSFGSTWKYLDNGTNPGTTWSTLAFNDGSWKSGNGKFGYGITDAATLVGFGPDGSNKYITTYFRKTFSIADPALYGTITANLRLDDAAVVYLNGKEVFRHNMPTGTITNTTIATLSASDDGTKTQTLTIPASAFVTGTNVIAVEVHQSKVNTSDMAFDLELTSTHYEPKVLYYEGFESGTGFSSLHLQTSTTYGFGVASAPCFNGAKVGRWELRAGDAPVADGTRAEVSFPETLAQQETWHSFAGYFPAADYKLDSDDEAINQWHQGSGFGSPMISLRTENGRFIIRRRTPDGNTLLAHDLGAIPYDQWAEVVVHIKQHLTAGIVQVWINGVQKLNLQGVPTMFNGPYGQWKLGIYKSTWNSGNSTQSIKRVWYVDEVKLGNAASTYETMKPIGNNLSASLVQATSTQSLSLENPSVRQPLLYPNPAKRGSVLTLNTTLTEPTEMVVKDVTGRVMLTGKFSGTANIETKQLPSGMYFISTYGKDPIRNLRFIVTE; this is encoded by the coding sequence ATGTATTTCTTATTTGTAGTTACACACAGCGCTTCGGCGCAGACATCCCTCATCCCGTTTGGCTCCTCCTGGAGGTATCTGGACAACGGCACCAACCAGGGCACTGCCTGGAGCGCTCCCTCCTTCTCTGACGGCGCTTGGAAAACGGGTACCGGCAAGTTTGGCTACGGTATCAGTGACGCTAGAACCAGCGTCAGTTACGGTTCAAACGCCAAGAGCAAGTTCATCACCACCTACTTCCGGAAGGCTTTTTCTCTCACTGACCCAGGGGCATTTACCAGCTTTACCCTAAAAATGAAACGGGACGATGGCGTGGTCATCTACCTGAACGGGAAGGAAGTGCACCGCAACAACATGCCCACCGGCAGCATCCTGTATTCCACACTGGCCGCAGACGGGGCCTCAGACAACGGGACCAACATCCTCACGGTGAGCCTTCCCGTTTCTGGGTTTGTGGCAGGTACCAACGTGTTGGCTGTAGAAGTGCACCAGCAAAAAATCTCCACCTCAGACATGGCCTTTGACCTGGAGTTAACCGGACAGGCCAGCACATTGGCCGCCCCGGCGCCCAATACGCCGCCTGCCGTGGCCAGTGTTACCAGGTTGAATCCCTTAACCGAGTCCACCACGGCGACCTTTCTCACCTACCGGACTGTTTTCTCAGAGGCGGTCACGGGCGTGGATGCGGCAGACTTTGCACTTACCTCCTCGGGCACCGCGTTGGGCCAGGTGAGCGCGGTGAGGGCCGTTAGTTCTTCAACGTATGAAGTGACCGTTTCCAACGCCACCGGCCAAGGCACCCTACGGTTGGATGTAAAAGCAACGGGCACCAATATCCAGGACGTGAACAGTGCCGGCTTGTCTGCGGGCTACACGGTCGGCCAATCCTATACCTTGGCGTCTTCAACAGAAACCACCACCGTGCAGCAAGCACCCATTACCGGGCTATTCTCATTTGGCTCTACCTGGAAATACCTGGATAACGGCACCAACCCAGGCACCACCTGGTCTACCCTTGCCTTCAACGACGGGTCCTGGAAATCTGGGAATGGCAAGTTTGGATACGGAATAACGGATGCGGCTACCCTAGTAGGCTTCGGGCCTGACGGCAGCAATAAATACATCACTACTTACTTTAGAAAGACCTTTTCCATTGCAGACCCGGCCCTCTATGGCACGATTACGGCCAACCTCCGGTTAGATGATGCCGCAGTAGTGTATCTAAACGGCAAAGAGGTCTTTCGGCACAACATGCCCACCGGCACCATCACCAATACCACGATAGCTACCCTGAGCGCCAGCGACGACGGCACTAAGACGCAAACACTCACCATCCCGGCTTCGGCGTTTGTGACGGGTACCAACGTGATTGCCGTGGAAGTGCACCAGTCCAAGGTCAACACTTCAGACATGGCTTTTGACCTGGAACTCACCTCCACCCATTATGAGCCCAAGGTGTTGTACTACGAAGGTTTTGAGAGCGGCACCGGGTTTTCCAGCCTGCACCTGCAGACCAGCACCACCTACGGCTTTGGGGTGGCAAGTGCCCCTTGCTTCAACGGCGCGAAAGTAGGCCGCTGGGAGCTTAGGGCCGGAGACGCGCCCGTAGCAGACGGTACCCGCGCCGAGGTTAGCTTCCCAGAAACGTTGGCCCAGCAGGAGACCTGGCATTCCTTTGCCGGCTACTTTCCAGCGGCAGACTATAAACTAGACTCAGACGATGAGGCTATTAACCAATGGCACCAGGGAAGCGGCTTCGGGTCACCCATGATCAGCCTCAGGACAGAGAACGGGCGCTTTATCATCAGGAGGCGTACTCCAGACGGAAACACGCTCCTTGCCCATGACCTGGGCGCCATCCCTTATGATCAATGGGCAGAAGTGGTGGTCCATATCAAACAGCATCTTACCGCTGGCATTGTACAGGTTTGGATAAACGGCGTGCAGAAACTGAACCTGCAAGGCGTGCCTACCATGTTCAACGGGCCGTATGGCCAATGGAAGCTGGGCATCTACAAAAGCACCTGGAACAGCGGCAACTCCACCCAGTCTATTAAACGGGTATGGTACGTGGACGAGGTAAAGCTTGGGAACGCGGCCTCTACTTATGAGACCATGAAACCCATTGGCAATAACCTGTCTGCGTCATTAGTGCAAGCCACCAGCACCCAAAGCCTAAGCCTAGAAAATCCTTCCGTTAGACAACCACTACTGTATCCAAACCCAGCCAAGCGGGGAAGCGTGCTTACGCTTAACACTACCTTGACAGAACCCACTGAAATGGTAGTGAAGGACGTAACAGGCCGTGTCATGTTGACTGGAAAATTTTCGGGGACCGCTAACATTGAGACCAAGCAACTCCCCAGCGGCATGTATTTCATTTCTACCTACGGCAAGGACCCAATTAGAAACTTGAGATTTATAGTTACAGAGTAA
- a CDS encoding ABC transporter ATP-binding protein produces MTDQKPILLEARGLFKSYGKLPVLKGIDLTIGDAEVVSIVGASGAGKSTLLHLLGTLDSPDAGEVYLQGQKISGMSNKEVARFRNQNIGFIFQFHNLLPEFTALENVCLPGFLANRPEKEVEQRAKELLEMLNLGERLDHKPSEMSGGEQQRTAVARALINSPKLIFADEPSGNLDSKNADELHHIFFKLREELGQTFVIVTHNPVLADMADRKLTMKDGYLLQPEEAAEETL; encoded by the coding sequence ATGACCGACCAGAAACCAATATTGTTGGAGGCCCGCGGGCTGTTTAAGAGTTACGGCAAGCTGCCGGTGCTAAAAGGCATTGACTTGACCATCGGTGACGCCGAGGTAGTTTCCATCGTGGGGGCCTCGGGCGCCGGTAAAAGCACGCTGTTGCACCTGTTGGGCACTTTGGACTCGCCAGACGCCGGTGAGGTTTACTTGCAAGGGCAGAAAATCTCTGGCATGAGTAACAAAGAAGTGGCCCGTTTCCGGAATCAGAACATTGGCTTCATCTTCCAATTCCACAATCTCCTTCCTGAATTCACCGCGTTAGAGAATGTGTGTTTGCCCGGCTTCCTGGCCAACCGCCCAGAGAAAGAAGTAGAGCAGCGCGCCAAAGAACTGCTGGAGATGCTCAACCTAGGCGAGCGCTTGGACCATAAGCCCTCTGAGATGAGCGGCGGCGAGCAACAACGCACCGCCGTGGCCCGCGCCCTGATCAATTCTCCCAAACTCATTTTCGCCGATGAGCCTTCCGGTAACCTGGACTCCAAAAACGCCGACGAGCTGCACCATATCTTCTTTAAGCTACGCGAGGAACTGGGCCAGACCTTTGTGATTGTCACGCACAACCCGGTCTTGGCAGACATGGCAGATAGAAAACTCACCATGAAAGACGGCTACCTCCTGCAGCCCGAAGAAGCTGCTGAAGAGACTTTATAG
- a CDS encoding ATP-dependent DNA helicase RecQ, protein MAMTDHHHILQQYWGYDKFRPGQEDIIASVLAGQDTLAILPTGGGKSICFQVPALAQEGVCLVVSPLIALMKDQVENLRKRGIAAAALHTGMPKREMDMILDNCVFGAVKFLYVSPERLQTELFLERVKRMNVCLLAVDEAHCISQWGYDFRPPYLEIAKLRDILPKVPILALTASATTVVKADIQEKLAFKKENVFQQSFARKNLSYSVLAVEDKEARMREILQKMKGTAIIYVRNRRRTQELADWLQRQGIKAAAYHAGLPHQARTTAQTDWIQDRVRVIVATNAFGMGIDKPDVRLVVHLDLPDSLEAYYQEAGRAGRDGKYSYATVLLGPEDTSLLLKKTTEAYPPMETLKRVYQALANFYQLATGSGAFQSFDFDIAEFCRTYQLSAVEVHHSLKQLESEGLLVLNEGFYSPSKVFFLLEHTALYEFQIMNETLEPVIKGLLRLYGGEMYRDFVKISEAGLAIHLELPEKTVRQQLQHLHQRQVLVYEAQHDGPQVQFIQPRADAAKMPLDQKRLNQFRDQALAKAKSVIGYLENGKQCRTQQILKYFGEESKENCRICDYCLAQKKRLRLEENKLHLEAKVLSHLKEMPLHPKSIATHFSSSEQELLGDLLQEMLENQLLQYTPEGNLERLK, encoded by the coding sequence ATGGCTATGACAGACCATCACCACATCTTACAGCAATACTGGGGCTATGACAAATTCAGGCCGGGGCAGGAAGACATCATTGCATCGGTCTTAGCCGGACAAGACACCTTGGCTATCCTCCCCACTGGTGGCGGAAAATCCATTTGCTTTCAAGTGCCAGCGCTGGCGCAGGAGGGCGTGTGCTTAGTGGTGTCTCCCTTGATTGCGCTCATGAAAGACCAGGTGGAGAACCTGCGTAAACGCGGCATTGCGGCCGCTGCGCTCCACACCGGCATGCCGAAGCGCGAGATGGACATGATTCTGGACAATTGCGTGTTCGGCGCGGTTAAGTTTCTGTACGTCTCGCCGGAGCGCTTGCAGACCGAGCTGTTTCTGGAGCGGGTCAAGCGCATGAACGTTTGTCTGCTGGCCGTGGATGAGGCGCACTGTATTTCACAGTGGGGATATGACTTCCGGCCACCGTATCTGGAGATTGCCAAGCTAAGAGACATCCTGCCGAAGGTGCCCATATTGGCCTTGACTGCTTCTGCTACTACTGTGGTGAAGGCAGACATCCAGGAGAAGCTGGCCTTCAAAAAAGAGAATGTTTTTCAGCAGAGCTTCGCCAGAAAGAACTTGTCGTATTCGGTGCTGGCCGTGGAGGACAAAGAGGCCAGAATGCGCGAGATTCTACAGAAGATGAAAGGCACAGCCATCATCTATGTGCGCAACCGCCGCCGCACGCAAGAGTTAGCCGATTGGCTCCAGCGCCAGGGCATCAAAGCCGCCGCTTACCACGCCGGGCTGCCACACCAAGCCCGAACCACCGCCCAAACCGACTGGATTCAAGACAGAGTGCGCGTGATTGTGGCCACCAATGCCTTCGGGATGGGGATTGACAAGCCAGATGTGCGCCTGGTGGTGCACCTGGATTTACCTGATTCTCTGGAGGCTTATTACCAGGAAGCTGGTAGGGCAGGGCGCGATGGCAAGTACAGCTATGCCACAGTTTTGCTGGGCCCTGAGGACACGTCACTGCTCCTCAAGAAAACCACGGAGGCCTATCCTCCCATGGAAACCTTAAAGCGCGTGTACCAGGCCCTGGCCAACTTCTACCAGCTGGCCACGGGCAGCGGCGCCTTCCAGTCCTTTGACTTTGACATAGCAGAGTTTTGTCGGACTTACCAGCTTTCTGCCGTAGAAGTGCACCATTCGCTCAAGCAATTGGAGTCAGAGGGGCTACTGGTCTTGAACGAAGGCTTTTACAGTCCGTCCAAAGTATTCTTCCTGCTGGAGCACACGGCCTTGTATGAGTTCCAGATTATGAACGAGACGCTGGAGCCGGTCATCAAAGGCTTGCTGCGGTTGTACGGCGGCGAGATGTACCGCGATTTCGTGAAAATCTCGGAGGCGGGGCTGGCCATACATCTGGAACTACCAGAGAAAACCGTTCGGCAGCAATTGCAACATCTTCACCAACGCCAAGTATTGGTGTACGAGGCCCAGCACGACGGACCCCAAGTGCAATTCATTCAACCTAGGGCAGATGCCGCCAAAATGCCTCTGGACCAGAAGCGCTTAAATCAGTTCCGGGACCAGGCGCTGGCCAAAGCTAAATCGGTGATTGGGTATTTGGAGAATGGCAAGCAATGTAGGACGCAGCAGATATTGAAATACTTCGGGGAGGAGAGTAAGGAAAACTGCCGCATCTGTGATTACTGTCTTGCGCAAAAGAAGAGACTCCGGTTGGAAGAAAACAAACTGCACCTAGAAGCCAAGGTGTTGAGCCACCTGAAAGAAATGCCTTTGCATCCCAAGTCCATCGCCACGCATTTTAGTTCATCTGAGCAGGAGCTACTAGGTGATTTGCTGCAGGAAATGCTGGAGAATCAATTGCTACAGTATACCCCAGAAGGAAATCTAGAGCGGTTGAAGTAA
- a CDS encoding flavodoxin family protein: MKATILLGTLKKTGLSNTEVLCEFFQQHLEAQKIECSIIKLVEHSILPGTYNDMGAGDDWPKILEQLLASDMILFASPIWWNNHSSEIQRIIERLDELHDEIMAGKESRLAGKVGGVLVTGDSDGAQTIIANVGNFFNAIGLTFPPFASLTVLWDKQAKGQKPTKQELLAKYEKDYKATAQKMVQQLISFSKVKPATSAKK, from the coding sequence ATGAAAGCAACCATCTTACTTGGCACCTTAAAGAAAACCGGCCTTTCTAATACTGAGGTTTTGTGCGAGTTTTTCCAGCAACACCTAGAGGCGCAAAAAATAGAATGCTCCATCATTAAACTGGTGGAGCATTCTATTTTACCAGGCACCTATAATGACATGGGCGCAGGCGATGACTGGCCCAAGATACTGGAACAACTCCTCGCCTCAGACATGATTTTATTCGCCTCCCCTATCTGGTGGAACAACCATTCCTCAGAGATACAACGCATTATTGAGCGACTGGATGAACTCCACGATGAGATTATGGCCGGCAAAGAGTCTAGACTGGCTGGAAAGGTGGGCGGCGTATTGGTGACCGGAGACTCTGACGGGGCTCAAACCATCATCGCCAACGTAGGTAATTTCTTCAATGCCATAGGCCTCACGTTTCCGCCGTTCGCTTCTTTGACCGTTCTCTGGGACAAACAAGCCAAGGGCCAAAAACCCACCAAGCAAGAACTACTAGCCAAGTACGAAAAAGACTACAAAGCCACCGCTCAGAAAATGGTCCAACAACTCATCAGCTTCTCAAAAGTAAAGCCTGCAACATCGGCTAAAAAATAG
- a CDS encoding DUF2975 domain-containing protein codes for MSETKKYLFIGLKIVAWVIFVGLSIEAGGLMVNFIFSLFQPEFVQNLYQKLDLSDLYSRSKWVFFAMYSFILVIAVLKAYLFYVVVKLVTELNLSKPFNSLASGQIMQISYFTFSIGLLSYVARETAQSLERRRYVVDNLDQFWADSQAFILMAAVLYIIATIFQKGVDLQNENDLTV; via the coding sequence ATGTCAGAAACCAAAAAATACCTATTCATTGGCTTAAAAATAGTGGCTTGGGTCATCTTCGTGGGCTTGAGCATTGAAGCCGGAGGCCTGATGGTGAATTTTATCTTCAGCCTCTTCCAACCAGAGTTTGTCCAAAACCTTTACCAGAAGCTAGACTTGAGCGACTTGTATAGCCGCAGCAAATGGGTCTTTTTTGCCATGTATAGCTTCATCCTGGTGATTGCCGTTCTCAAAGCCTACTTGTTTTATGTAGTGGTGAAGCTTGTTACTGAACTTAACTTATCCAAACCCTTCAACAGCTTGGCATCTGGGCAGATCATGCAGATCAGCTACTTTACCTTCTCCATTGGCCTATTGAGTTACGTTGCCAGAGAAACCGCTCAATCTCTTGAACGCCGTAGGTATGTGGTTGACAACCTAGACCAGTTCTGGGCCGACAGCCAGGCGTTTATCTTGATGGCCGCCGTCCTTTACATTATTGCTACTATTTTCCAAAAGGGAGTAGACCTTCAGAACGAAAACGACCTAACCGTATAG